Proteins from a genomic interval of Croceicoccus naphthovorans:
- the groL gene encoding chaperonin GroEL (60 kDa chaperone family; promotes refolding of misfolded polypeptides especially under stressful conditions; forms two stacked rings of heptamers to form a barrel-shaped 14mer; ends can be capped by GroES; misfolded proteins enter the barrel where they are refolded when GroES binds): MAAKDVKFSRDARERILKGVDTLANAVKVTLGPKGRNVVIDKSFGAPRITKDGVTVAKEIELKDKFENMGAQMLREVASKANDAAGDGTTTATVLAQAIVREGMKSVAAGMNPMDLKRGIDLAVGKVIENLQARSKDVSGTSEIAQVGVISANGDKEVGEKIAEAMEKVGKEGVITVEEAKGLEFELDVVEGMQFDRGYLSPYFVTNAEKMTVELDDPYILIHEKKLSNLQSMLPILEAVVQSGRPLLIIAEDIEGEALATLVVNKLRGGLKIAAVKAPGFGDRRKAMLQDISILTNGEMISEDLGIKLENVSLNMLGTAKRVSIDKDNTTIVDGSGDAEAIKARVEQIRAQIETTTSDYDREKLQERLAKLAGGVAVIKVGGASEVEVKERKDRVDDALHATRAAVEEGIVPGGGTALLYATKALEGLKGENDDQTRGVDIIRQAIMAPVRQIATNAGFDGAVVSGNLLRENDETQGFNAATDTYENLVQSGVIDPTKVVRTALQDAASVAGLLITTEAAISDVVDDKPAPAMPDMGGMGGMGGMGGMGF; the protein is encoded by the coding sequence ATGGCTGCCAAGGACGTGAAATTTTCGCGTGACGCACGCGAACGCATCCTGAAGGGTGTCGACACCCTCGCCAACGCGGTGAAGGTCACCCTGGGCCCCAAGGGCCGCAACGTCGTCATCGACAAGAGCTTCGGCGCCCCGCGCATCACCAAGGACGGCGTTACCGTCGCCAAGGAAATCGAGCTCAAGGACAAGTTCGAGAACATGGGCGCGCAGATGCTGCGCGAAGTCGCCTCGAAGGCCAACGACGCTGCCGGTGACGGCACCACCACCGCCACCGTGCTGGCCCAGGCCATCGTGCGCGAAGGCATGAAGTCGGTTGCCGCGGGCATGAACCCGATGGACCTGAAGCGCGGCATCGATCTTGCCGTCGGCAAGGTGATCGAGAACCTGCAGGCTCGTTCGAAGGACGTGTCGGGTACTTCGGAAATCGCACAGGTCGGCGTGATCTCGGCCAATGGCGACAAGGAAGTCGGCGAAAAGATCGCCGAAGCCATGGAAAAGGTCGGCAAGGAAGGCGTGATCACCGTCGAAGAGGCGAAGGGTCTCGAATTCGAGCTCGACGTCGTCGAAGGCATGCAGTTCGACCGCGGCTACCTGTCGCCCTACTTCGTCACCAATGCAGAGAAGATGACCGTCGAACTGGATGACCCGTACATCCTGATCCACGAAAAGAAGCTGTCGAACCTGCAGTCGATGCTCCCGATCCTCGAAGCCGTCGTCCAGTCGGGCCGTCCGCTTCTGATCATCGCGGAAGACATCGAAGGCGAAGCGCTCGCCACCCTCGTCGTCAACAAGCTGCGTGGCGGCCTGAAGATCGCCGCCGTCAAGGCGCCGGGCTTCGGCGATCGTCGCAAGGCGATGCTGCAGGACATCTCGATCCTGACCAACGGCGAAATGATCAGCGAAGACCTCGGCATCAAGCTCGAGAACGTGTCGCTGAACATGCTGGGCACCGCCAAGCGCGTTTCGATCGACAAGGACAACACCACGATCGTCGACGGTTCGGGCGATGCAGAGGCCATCAAGGCCCGCGTCGAGCAGATCCGTGCGCAGATCGAAACGACCACGTCGGACTACGACCGTGAAAAGCTGCAGGAACGTCTGGCCAAGCTGGCCGGCGGTGTTGCGGTCATCAAGGTCGGCGGCGCTTCGGAAGTCGAGGTGAAGGAACGCAAGGACCGCGTCGACGATGCGCTGCACGCAACCCGCGCCGCTGTTGAAGAAGGCATCGTCCCGGGCGGTGGTACCGCGCTTCTCTATGCCACCAAGGCTCTTGAAGGCCTGAAGGGCGAGAACGACGATCAGACCCGCGGTGTCGACATCATCCGTCAGGCCATCATGGCCCCGGTTCGCCAGATCGCGACCAACGCCGGCTTCGACGGTGCGGTCGTATCGGGCAACCTGCTGCGCGAGAACGACGAAACGCAGGGCTTCAACGCGGCGACCGACACGTACGAGAACCTTGTACAGTCGGGCGTTATCGACCCGACCAAGGTCGTTCGCACTGCGCTGCAGGATGCGGCATCGGTCGCCGGTCTGCTGATCACCACCGAAGCGGCGATCAGCGACGTTGTCGACGACAAGCCCGCCCCGGCGATGCCCGACATGGGCGGCATGGGCGGCATGGGCGGCATGGGCGGCATGGGTTTCTAA
- a CDS encoding host attachment protein: MRLPHKAHLAVVDGNKFVLMQNEGTPDSPSLKEVAKPELTASNFSAGVRHQDDVGRKLGRTDLDELAHAAAASEWLNAAVLDGTIEKLAVTADPKTLGEMRRHYHTKLQQALIAEEAKTLTGEPISRIEKVLLSE; the protein is encoded by the coding sequence ATGCGCCTGCCGCACAAGGCCCACCTTGCCGTCGTCGATGGCAATAAATTCGTGCTCATGCAAAACGAGGGCACGCCTGATTCACCCTCTTTGAAAGAGGTTGCAAAGCCCGAACTGACCGCCAGCAATTTCAGCGCAGGCGTGCGCCATCAGGACGATGTTGGCCGCAAACTGGGCCGCACCGATCTTGACGAACTGGCCCATGCCGCCGCCGCAAGCGAGTGGCTTAACGCCGCCGTTCTGGACGGCACGATCGAAAAGCTGGCCGTAACCGCCGATCCCAAGACCCTGGGTGAGATGCGCCGCCATTATCACACGAAGCTTCAACAGGCGCTGATCGCCGAAGAAGCCAAGACGCTGACCGGCGAGCCGATCAGCCGGATCGAAAAAGTGCTGCTATCCGAATAG
- a CDS encoding biliverdin-producing heme oxygenase produces the protein MDGSQTLKSMHDAQQPSRDDTGIEDTVRQTRRSSIRMALRDATQAEHGATEDAFALFDLTRRGHYRAFLTAHAMALPRFELAVTGQGWSGWQPRLPALADDLAALHAPLPAPMIAPRVSPVAAWGVQYVIEGSRLGGRLLSERIPQGAPSFYLSASPDMSVRWQAFCSALERAGAEEGPAWLDEVTNAAIETFRVFRRAADVAAAQAFAEDNL, from the coding sequence ATGGACGGGTCTCAAACTCTGAAATCGATGCATGATGCGCAGCAGCCGTCACGCGACGATACGGGGATCGAAGATACGGTGCGCCAAACGCGCCGATCCTCGATCCGTATGGCGCTGCGCGATGCGACGCAGGCAGAGCATGGGGCGACCGAGGACGCTTTCGCCCTGTTCGACCTGACGCGCCGTGGACATTACCGCGCCTTCCTGACCGCGCACGCAATGGCGCTGCCCCGCTTCGAACTGGCGGTGACGGGTCAGGGCTGGTCCGGGTGGCAGCCGCGCCTGCCCGCGCTGGCCGACGATCTGGCCGCGCTGCACGCGCCCCTGCCCGCCCCGATGATCGCACCCCGCGTATCGCCGGTCGCCGCGTGGGGCGTGCAATACGTGATCGAAGGGTCACGGCTTGGCGGCCGGCTATTGTCAGAACGTATCCCGCAAGGTGCGCCCAGCTTCTACCTTTCCGCCAGCCCCGATATGTCGGTGCGCTGGCAGGCGTTCTGTTCCGCGTTAGAACGCGCAGGCGCAGAGGAAGGCCCGGCATGGCTGGACGAGGTTACGAATGCGGCTATAGAAACCTTTCGCGTATTCCGGAGGGCCGCAGACGTCGCCGCCGCTCAGGCCTTTGCGGAGGATAATCTTTGA
- a CDS encoding HWE histidine kinase domain-containing protein — MKQHVSGSQPVDLTNCDREPIHIPGTIQPFGFMIVVGSDWIVQRAANTELYLGIEPLGLLGHPLGGVFLPHAMRSLRGRVSQLRGDDAVERIFSMRLVENGKPFDVAIHFSGPSVIIECEPARGDEIEVSSFVRTMITRIQNADSMQAIMREGARQVRSLTGFDRVMVYRFAPSGAGEVVAEALEPGVDSFLGLNFPATDIPQQARALYVRNVFRIIADVDDAPIPIQPIDDREPLDLSLSLFRAVSPIHVEYLKNMGVRASLSISIIIGGKLWGLFACHHYSPRLPSFAERSAAELFGQMFSLLTESRLRSEQTAYEDSARKVADRLMAAAAQDSDRLTDAQWMGDLVLDAIPADGVGVFVDDSVSLTGLTPDEQQFRTLLNALNRRNAGQIFTTNRISDILPEAEAYSDKAAGLLAIPISRRPRDYVLLFRSERLRSVRWAGNQEKEVEYGPNGPRLTPRKSFEEWSELVRGEAKPFEEAEMRVAEALRSTLLEVVLRLTEAASEDRRRAHEQQKLLISELNHRVRNILALIRALMGQTSREADDVNAFVATLDSRIQSLARAHDQLTADQWGPARLEDLIVTEAKAYFQPDRQSVRMSGPNVSIVPEAFTVMALVIHELITNAAKYGALSDSGSVDIDWRIGSDGELVIEWREIGGPAVMPPKRRGFGTTVIENSIPHELGGEAVTRYKTAGFEADFAIPARYVASARERDGVTKAVQADRTGGADLISGKKVLLVEDSALIALDAEDSLRELGASEVVLAASNAVAARAIEGGDIQLAVLDFNLGRENSMPTAERLADAGIPFLFASGYGGEGTIPDRYAHVPVVVKPYGTNQIETAFAELGRSLAGDA; from the coding sequence TTGAAGCAGCACGTCTCGGGGTCGCAGCCCGTAGATCTGACAAACTGTGACCGGGAGCCCATCCACATTCCCGGAACTATCCAGCCCTTCGGTTTCATGATCGTTGTCGGCTCGGACTGGATCGTGCAGCGCGCTGCCAATACCGAACTCTACCTCGGCATCGAGCCACTGGGCCTGCTGGGCCATCCGCTGGGCGGCGTGTTCCTCCCGCATGCCATGCGCAGCCTGCGCGGCCGCGTCTCGCAATTGCGCGGCGATGATGCGGTCGAACGCATCTTCTCGATGCGGCTGGTCGAAAACGGCAAGCCGTTCGATGTGGCGATCCACTTTTCCGGCCCCTCGGTCATTATCGAATGCGAACCCGCCCGCGGGGACGAGATCGAGGTTTCCTCTTTCGTCCGCACGATGATCACCCGCATTCAGAACGCTGATTCGATGCAGGCAATCATGCGCGAAGGCGCGCGGCAGGTGCGGTCGCTGACCGGGTTCGACCGGGTGATGGTCTATCGCTTTGCCCCGTCAGGCGCGGGCGAAGTCGTGGCAGAAGCGCTGGAGCCTGGGGTCGACAGTTTCCTGGGCCTGAACTTCCCGGCAACCGACATCCCGCAGCAAGCCCGCGCGCTGTATGTCCGCAACGTGTTTCGCATCATCGCCGACGTGGACGACGCGCCGATCCCGATCCAGCCCATCGACGATCGGGAGCCGCTGGACCTCTCGCTCTCGCTGTTCCGCGCGGTATCGCCCATCCATGTCGAGTACCTGAAGAACATGGGCGTGCGCGCCTCGCTCTCGATCTCGATCATCATCGGCGGCAAGCTGTGGGGCCTGTTCGCCTGCCACCACTATAGCCCCCGTCTTCCCAGCTTTGCCGAACGAAGCGCGGCGGAACTGTTTGGACAGATGTTCTCACTCTTGACCGAAAGCCGGTTGCGCAGCGAGCAGACCGCCTACGAAGACAGCGCCCGCAAGGTGGCCGACCGCCTGATGGCCGCCGCTGCCCAGGATTCGGACCGGCTGACCGATGCGCAGTGGATGGGCGACCTCGTGCTCGATGCGATCCCCGCCGATGGGGTGGGCGTGTTCGTCGACGACAGCGTGTCGCTGACCGGCCTGACGCCGGATGAGCAGCAGTTCCGCACGCTGCTGAACGCGTTGAACCGCCGCAATGCCGGCCAGATATTCACCACCAATCGGATCAGCGACATTCTGCCAGAGGCAGAGGCCTATTCCGACAAGGCGGCGGGCCTGCTCGCCATTCCGATTTCGCGCCGTCCGCGCGATTACGTCCTGCTGTTCCGGTCCGAGCGGCTGCGTTCGGTCCGCTGGGCGGGCAATCAGGAAAAAGAGGTCGAATACGGCCCCAATGGACCCCGCCTGACCCCGCGCAAAAGCTTTGAGGAATGGTCCGAGCTCGTCCGGGGCGAGGCAAAGCCGTTCGAGGAAGCCGAGATGCGCGTGGCCGAGGCGCTGCGCTCGACCCTGCTCGAAGTCGTCCTGCGCCTGACCGAAGCTGCAAGCGAAGATCGCCGCCGCGCGCACGAACAGCAAAAGCTGCTGATCAGCGAATTGAACCACCGCGTGCGCAACATCCTCGCGCTGATCCGCGCGCTGATGGGCCAGACCAGCCGCGAGGCTGATGACGTCAACGCCTTCGTCGCAACGCTCGATTCGCGCATCCAATCGCTGGCCCGCGCGCACGACCAGCTGACCGCCGACCAGTGGGGCCCGGCCCGCCTGGAAGACCTGATCGTGACCGAGGCGAAGGCCTATTTTCAGCCCGACCGCCAATCGGTCCGCATGTCCGGCCCCAATGTTTCCATCGTGCCAGAGGCGTTCACGGTCATGGCGCTGGTCATCCACGAACTCATCACGAATGCCGCAAAGTACGGGGCGCTGAGCGACAGCGGTTCGGTCGATATCGACTGGCGGATCGGATCGGACGGCGAACTGGTGATCGAATGGCGAGAGATCGGCGGCCCCGCCGTGATGCCGCCTAAACGGCGCGGTTTCGGCACGACCGTGATCGAGAACTCGATCCCCCACGAATTGGGGGGAGAGGCCGTAACCCGATACAAGACCGCCGGGTTCGAGGCCGATTTTGCAATCCCCGCACGCTATGTCGCCAGCGCTCGGGAACGGGATGGAGTGACAAAAGCCGTGCAGGCAGACCGTACCGGTGGCGCCGACCTGATTTCGGGCAAGAAGGTGCTTTTGGTCGAAGACAGCGCGCTGATCGCACTGGATGCAGAGGATTCGCTCCGCGAACTGGGCGCGAGCGAAGTGGTATTGGCCGCCAGCAACGCAGTCGCCGCGCGGGCAATCGAAGGGGGCGATATTCAACTGGCCGTGCTGGACTTCAACCTTGGGCGCGAAAACTCCATGCCAACCGCCGAACGGCTGGCCGATGCGGGCATCCCGTTCCTGTTCGCCTCTGGCTATGGCGGCGAAGGCACGATCCCCGACCGCTATGCGCATGTGCCCGTGGTGGTAAAGCCCTATGGCACCAACCAGATCGAAACGGCCTTCGCCGAACTAGGCCGGTCTTTGGCCGGCGACGCCTAG
- a CDS encoding agmatine deiminase family protein gives MTEQTWLMPPEWHRQDWLWIGFPHDADEWPGVLAPAQEEIAAFANAVAESGQEVRLLVRDGANEMRARQLCSAAVTLERRTYGDIWLRDTGPLVVSDGAGNRAARRFGFNGWGGKYLMEGDQTIGAALATDAGLDIATANWILEGGALDGDGTGLAVTTEQCLLNPNRNPHMSRDQIAEALERDLGFDRLLWLGDGLLNDHTDGHVDNLARFVAPNTLALPVPTGKDDPNRAVYGDARQRASDFGVTVVDVPSPGSITSGDWVEPASYMNFAITTHLVVVPTFGSMHDAEGVAAIAALFPDRQVIGLNGTAVLAGGGSFHCASQQMPAA, from the coding sequence ATGACCGAGCAGACCTGGCTTATGCCGCCCGAATGGCACCGGCAGGACTGGCTGTGGATCGGCTTTCCGCACGATGCCGACGAATGGCCCGGTGTGCTGGCCCCCGCACAGGAAGAGATCGCCGCCTTCGCCAATGCCGTCGCCGAATCGGGGCAGGAGGTACGCCTGCTGGTCCGCGACGGCGCGAACGAGATGCGCGCGCGGCAGTTGTGCAGCGCCGCCGTCACGCTGGAGCGGCGGACCTATGGCGACATCTGGCTGCGCGATACCGGGCCGCTGGTGGTGAGCGACGGGGCGGGCAACCGCGCGGCGCGGCGCTTCGGCTTCAACGGCTGGGGCGGGAAGTACCTGATGGAGGGCGACCAGACCATCGGGGCAGCACTGGCCACTGACGCTGGGCTGGATATCGCGACGGCGAACTGGATTCTGGAAGGCGGGGCGCTGGACGGCGATGGCACCGGGCTGGCGGTCACGACCGAGCAGTGTTTGCTGAACCCCAATCGCAACCCGCACATGTCGCGCGATCAGATCGCAGAGGCTTTGGAGCGGGACCTGGGCTTCGACCGTTTGTTGTGGCTGGGCGATGGATTGCTCAACGATCACACCGATGGGCACGTCGACAACCTTGCCCGCTTTGTCGCGCCGAACACGCTGGCGTTGCCGGTGCCGACCGGCAAGGACGACCCTAACCGCGCGGTCTATGGCGATGCCCGCCAGCGGGCGAGCGACTTTGGCGTGACCGTGGTGGACGTGCCTTCACCGGGATCGATCACCAGCGGCGATTGGGTCGAACCGGCCAGCTACATGAACTTCGCGATCACCACGCACCTCGTCGTCGTGCCCACGTTTGGCAGCATGCACGATGCCGAAGGGGTCGCGGCCATCGCCGCGCTGTTCCCCGATCGGCAGGTTATCGGTTTGAACGGCACGGCGGTGCTGGCGGGTGGAGGCAGCTTTCACTGCGCCAGCCAGCAGATGCCCGCCGCCTAG
- a CDS encoding COG3650 family protein — MTRNLLPLIPLALTAACNASDDTAPAPEASETAAPAEATPSATPTDDPGETTETVLPESAFPASYRALGTEPFWSVHVSEDSLRYMTPENPDGVQVPMTREQSAQDESIVSGEIEGKPIKMRARVEECSDGMSDRLYPYTVTVTFGEQELRGCARTLDG, encoded by the coding sequence ATGACCAGAAACCTGCTGCCCCTGATCCCGCTTGCCCTGACTGCCGCCTGCAACGCGTCCGACGATACCGCGCCCGCACCCGAGGCAAGCGAGACCGCCGCCCCTGCTGAGGCCACGCCCAGCGCAACACCAACGGACGACCCCGGCGAGACGACCGAGACGGTCCTGCCCGAAAGCGCCTTTCCGGCAAGCTATCGCGCGCTGGGAACCGAACCGTTCTGGTCGGTTCACGTCAGCGAAGACAGCTTGCGCTATATGACGCCCGAAAACCCCGATGGCGTGCAAGTGCCGATGACCCGCGAACAAAGTGCGCAAGACGAATCGATCGTCAGCGGTGAGATCGAGGGCAAGCCAATCAAAATGCGTGCGCGGGTAGAGGAATGCTCCGACGGGATGTCGGACCGGCTTTATCCCTATACGGTGACGGTCACATTCGGTGAGCAAGAGCTTCGCGGCTGCGCCAGAACGCTCGACGGTTGA
- a CDS encoding CDC48 family AAA ATPase — MADADATIIREVKLQVAAARQEESGHGIARIPRDAMATLGLTEGDVIEIEGKRVTPARALLPYPEDEGLELIRLDGLERGNAEVGSGEHVCVRKAESRPATRVVFAPAQREMRLQGPAEALHRNFFGRPLTAGDLVATRGQQRVQDMPPEIARMFNAPAYALTQIRLQVLSTSPKGIVHIDENTEVELKAEFEEPRDARAAVNYDDVGGMGETIQQLREMVELPLRYPELFTRLGVDPPKGVLLHGPPGTGKTRLAQAVANESDANFFLINGPEIMGSAYGESEKRLREVFEEAEKNSPAIVFIDEIDSIAPKRQNVQGEAEKRLVAQLLTLMDGLQARSNLVVIAATNRPDAIDEALRRPGRFDREIIVGVPDEKGRREILAIHTRGMPLDDDVDLTELARTTHGFVGADLAALAREAAIDAVRRIMPKIDLDARTIPPEVLDELKVVRDDFISASKRIQPSAMREVMVQAPTVGWSDIGGLDDSIEMLREGVELPLKNPDAFKRLGIRPAKGFLLYGPPGTGKTLLAKAVAKEAEANFISMKSSDLLSKWYGESEQQISKLFARARQVAPCVVFIDEIDSLVPARGSSGNEPQVTARVVNTILAEMDGLEELQSIVVIGATNRPTLVDPALLRPGRFDELVYVGAPGEPGRLHILKIHTSKMPLADDVDLAAIAKKTERYTGADLEDVVRRAGLNAIRREGSSVSSVTKADFDDALKDSRPTVTDHMESEYAKMRGELKRRAAEVNPIGFVTPGMLSPTRDNKHE, encoded by the coding sequence ATGGCCGATGCAGACGCGACGATCATCCGCGAGGTGAAGCTGCAAGTCGCGGCGGCAAGACAGGAAGAATCGGGCCACGGCATCGCCCGCATCCCCCGCGATGCGATGGCGACGCTGGGCCTTACCGAAGGCGACGTGATCGAGATCGAGGGCAAGCGCGTTACGCCTGCCCGCGCGCTGCTGCCCTATCCCGAAGACGAAGGCTTGGAACTGATCCGGCTTGACGGTCTGGAACGCGGCAACGCCGAAGTCGGATCGGGTGAGCATGTCTGCGTCCGCAAGGCCGAATCGCGCCCCGCCACCCGCGTCGTCTTCGCCCCGGCCCAGCGCGAGATGCGGCTACAAGGTCCGGCAGAGGCGCTGCACCGCAACTTTTTCGGTCGTCCGTTGACCGCCGGCGACCTTGTCGCCACGCGCGGGCAACAGCGAGTGCAGGACATGCCGCCCGAAATCGCCCGCATGTTCAACGCGCCCGCCTACGCGCTGACCCAGATCCGCCTGCAGGTATTGTCGACGAGTCCCAAGGGCATCGTCCACATCGACGAGAATACCGAGGTCGAACTGAAGGCAGAGTTCGAGGAGCCGCGCGATGCGCGCGCCGCCGTGAACTATGACGACGTCGGCGGCATGGGCGAGACTATTCAGCAATTGCGCGAGATGGTCGAACTGCCGCTGCGCTATCCCGAACTGTTCACTCGGCTGGGCGTCGATCCGCCGAAGGGCGTGCTGCTGCATGGCCCGCCGGGCACTGGCAAGACGCGGCTGGCGCAGGCCGTCGCAAACGAGAGCGACGCGAACTTCTTCCTGATCAACGGGCCGGAGATCATGGGCAGCGCCTATGGCGAATCCGAGAAGCGCCTGCGCGAAGTGTTCGAAGAGGCCGAGAAAAACAGCCCCGCCATCGTCTTCATCGACGAGATCGATTCCATCGCGCCCAAGCGGCAGAACGTGCAGGGCGAGGCGGAAAAGCGCCTTGTCGCACAGTTGCTGACGTTGATGGACGGGCTTCAGGCCCGATCCAACCTTGTCGTCATCGCCGCCACCAACCGGCCCGATGCCATCGACGAGGCGCTGCGTCGCCCCGGCCGTTTCGACCGCGAAATCATTGTCGGGGTGCCGGACGAGAAAGGTCGGCGCGAGATTCTGGCGATCCACACCCGCGGCATGCCGCTCGACGACGATGTCGACCTGACCGAACTGGCCCGCACCACGCACGGCTTCGTCGGTGCCGACCTTGCCGCCTTGGCGCGGGAGGCTGCCATCGATGCGGTGCGCCGGATCATGCCGAAGATCGACCTCGACGCGCGGACCATTCCGCCAGAGGTACTGGACGAATTGAAAGTCGTCCGCGACGACTTCATCTCGGCCTCGAAACGCATCCAGCCCAGCGCCATGCGCGAAGTCATGGTTCAGGCACCGACCGTGGGCTGGTCCGACATTGGCGGGCTGGACGATTCGATTGAGATGCTGCGCGAAGGCGTGGAACTGCCGTTGAAGAACCCCGATGCCTTCAAGCGTCTGGGTATCCGTCCGGCCAAGGGCTTCCTGCTCTATGGCCCGCCCGGAACCGGCAAGACGCTGCTGGCAAAGGCCGTCGCCAAGGAGGCGGAGGCGAACTTCATCTCGATGAAATCGTCCGACCTGCTGTCCAAGTGGTACGGAGAGAGCGAGCAGCAGATTTCCAAGCTGTTCGCCCGCGCCCGTCAGGTCGCGCCCTGTGTGGTCTTTATCGACGAGATAGACAGCCTTGTCCCCGCGCGCGGGTCGAGCGGTAACGAGCCGCAAGTCACCGCCCGCGTGGTCAACACGATCCTTGCCGAGATGGACGGGCTTGAGGAATTGCAATCCATCGTCGTGATCGGCGCGACCAATCGGCCGACGCTGGTCGATCCGGCGCTGCTGCGTCCGGGGCGGTTCGACGAACTGGTCTATGTCGGCGCGCCGGGTGAGCCGGGGCGTCTGCACATCCTAAAGATCCACACGTCGAAAATGCCGCTGGCCGACGATGTCGACCTTGCCGCCATCGCCAAGAAGACCGAGCGCTATACCGGCGCGGACCTTGAAGACGTGGTCCGCCGCGCGGGCCTCAACGCCATCCGGCGCGAGGGCAGCTCGGTGTCCAGCGTTACCAAGGCGGACTTCGACGATGCCCTGAAGGATTCGCGCCCCACGGTCACCGATCACATGGAAAGCGAATACGCCAAGATGCGCGGTGAGTTGAAACGCCGTGCGGCGGAGGTGAATCCCATCGGCTTCGTCACGCCTGGGATGTTAAGCCCCACCCGCGACAACAAGCACGAGTAA
- a CDS encoding mechanosensitive ion channel family protein, protein MDRVIDWFEMIPPAWRETAWAVLAGAVAITVALVVHRLLFGILRKVARGSGSSTDDVLVRRLVRPSRYAFIALALVLAAREIPALEMAWEKIAGFVMPAIVGWLALAVMHAFIHAMTVRADITVADNRQARRKRTRLAIFSRIGTAIIIFVTVGLMLLSIPGVRDIGVTLMASAGLAGLAVGAAAQPALKSLIAGLQMAITEPISIDDVVIVAGEWGRIEDIKTTYVVVRIWDERRLVVPTTKFLEEPFENWTKKNAQLLGSVMLYVDPATDVGPIRAEFERQIAVHPLFDKRVQNVQVTDLTPSAMEVRLLLSAGNSQELWDLRVAIRESMMDWLRREMPEQIASQRIQPTRPLRIEGALAEG, encoded by the coding sequence ATGGATAGAGTTATCGATTGGTTCGAAATGATCCCGCCAGCGTGGCGGGAAACAGCGTGGGCGGTGCTGGCGGGGGCAGTCGCGATCACCGTCGCATTGGTGGTGCACCGTCTGTTGTTCGGCATCCTGCGCAAGGTCGCACGGGGCAGCGGCAGCAGCACCGACGATGTGTTGGTCCGCCGTCTGGTGCGCCCTTCGCGCTATGCCTTCATCGCCTTGGCGCTGGTGCTGGCTGCGCGGGAAATCCCGGCGCTGGAAATGGCGTGGGAGAAGATCGCCGGTTTCGTCATGCCCGCCATCGTCGGCTGGCTGGCGCTGGCGGTGATGCACGCTTTTATCCACGCGATGACGGTACGGGCCGACATTACCGTGGCCGACAACCGGCAGGCCCGGCGAAAGCGGACGCGGCTGGCCATATTTTCGCGCATTGGTACGGCGATCATCATCTTCGTCACCGTGGGCCTGATGCTGCTGTCGATTCCCGGTGTTCGCGATATTGGCGTGACGCTGATGGCCTCTGCCGGTCTGGCGGGGCTGGCGGTCGGCGCCGCGGCGCAACCGGCATTGAAGTCGCTGATCGCGGGGCTGCAAATGGCGATTACCGAGCCGATCTCGATCGACGACGTTGTGATCGTCGCGGGTGAGTGGGGCCGGATCGAAGATATCAAGACGACCTATGTGGTCGTGCGCATCTGGGATGAGCGGCGACTGGTCGTGCCCACGACCAAGTTTCTGGAAGAGCCGTTTGAGAACTGGACGAAGAAGAATGCGCAACTGCTCGGTTCGGTCATGCTCTACGTCGACCCCGCGACCGACGTCGGCCCGATCCGCGCGGAGTTCGAACGCCAGATCGCCGTGCATCCCCTGTTCGATAAGCGGGTGCAGAATGTGCAGGTGACCGACCTGACGCCCTCGGCCATGGAAGTGCGCTTGCTGCTCAGTGCCGGCAATTCGCAGGAATTGTGGGACCTGCGCGTGGCGATCCGCGAATCGATGATGGACTGGCTGCGCCGCGAAATGCCCGAACAGATCGCCAGCCAGCGTATCCAGCCAACCCGGCCGCTGCGCATCGAAGGCGCATTGGCAGAGGGGTGA